tTAAACTCTATGGCAGCAAAcctatagtgacaggcagaacaatcaGATGTTCTTCTTCTTGGCGGCGGAAGGTCCAATCAAGCTGTTGCCGTTCATGGAACTTTTTTAGCTAAACAGGCACAGATGTCGCACGATGAATTTGTGAGCCCACAGAAACGAGATCATCGTCAAATATGGACTTTTGGGGGACATCTTTTGTTTTAGTGTGTGCTATGAAGTTGTTGTAGCTTTTCTCTGTAGCGCTTAGGAAGCAGTGACCTAGAAGACTCCCGCTGATCGGCTTCTGCTTTCTTGTTTGTTGGCCCGGGGAGCACAATCATCATCTCCGGGCAGATGGAGCCTCCCACGACAACCACACACTCAAAAGAGGTCATCGCGGGTCTGTTTCGCTTCGAAAACGCTCGCCGAGAAGTCGCAAAATATTGCCAAATAGcagaaaactaaaaataaaatggaccaCGCGGTACACGTCGAATACAGAATTCATTTGGCCGAGGTTTCCAATTCAGGCCCTCTTGTCAGacaatttccactttttttttttttttttgtgcagagaGCTTTTATAAAATTTGTTGCCTCGATGCCTTGgaatatacataaataaaagtccacctcacagTCTTTTATTATTACCAACCATTTTTAATGATAAATTAGGACATTAGAAAGCTATGCAGTGGAGTTATGACTTTAAGATCGACGCATAATTCTCCACGTTtgaagttaattaaaaaaaaaaaaacgtttgacggCAAGACAAAACGGTCCCACGGTTTGACGGACGTCTCTTTAATGGGGTCGACCTTCCCGCGAAAAGCCACACGACGGTGACCGACGCGAGCGTTTGCATTGCAGCTCATTACTCAAAGTGATCGGCGCAGACGTTCAAGtgtgccatttgtttttttttttttttacctcgcaTGCAAATGTGGCACATCAGATTGACTCACGTCGCCCGCAACATTCCGGATAGTCATATACTGTTTTCgtctgacgtcacacaccttccgatttagaacgcaggagccatcttggtttggtgaattcacataaacacacgtaacaaaccaggaatcatttcagaaaggtgtacaaatgggggcgcactgctatttTATCGTTCGTTGTAAAGCGTCGTTCTTTCGACAGCCAGCTGTTATCAAGAACGAGtccgagaaaacggagcagttagcaaccaaacggcgacaactgtggctgtctcgtattagcagagctaatcgagcagccaagcacaatactcgtgtgtgaatgcaatgcacgtCTCCATAACCTGTATTTTCTATGTCAttttaataagtttgcaaaaacgagttaccacaccgctagctgtttcgtgagttgagttaaaaacgttagccgtggaagtggagaaaaaaggtgcgggctccacttgggactcgtcccggtcgaatgTCTCTCttcctctcggtaacaaaaatgaaaataataatctacacctctttcgttggcaTAATCAACATGATTTCACACAACTCTGactataatcacgcggtacatatttaaattgcattgtgtggtaaactaaccttagcagtgtggggagacaggttgcttacaatggataccgccgcatgacgaacccattaattggttgtaggcctccaaaCCTTTGTCATTCTGTCGTTGGTCCACGGTGTAAGGGCTTGCCGAGAAGAGGAaatagtggacgatgtctggataggctACCGACGACCACTGTTGTGTGCTccgtttgtgtttctccaaggcatctGGGtcaatattgtcgatcaaaaCACACTTCTtttcgtaacggtttcttgaaacaacatctaatgagcaccgataactttccaaagtctttttagccatcatgcgtcacttctAACAGTCGtaagaacatttgtgtaactccggtctatatgcaaaagcatGAGAGTGAACAGCGCTTCAGTAtggtgaacccatccaacacggccaggtgtcccggatgtagtcacgtggtcgaaaactaTTATCTATTGGAGTGAAAATGCTTCCCAAAAAGGTGAATTTTAAAGCACTTTTCAAGTGTATGACTACTATTGGGCTACTATATACAGGATAAACATGATGatccgtttttatttttttaagagcaCGCTTATTATCGTGTTTGTGGAACCAAAACACTTTTTATGTGTAAGAAATGTCGACGTTCAACTGGGAGTCTCTGCAGTTCCGCAAGGCTCCACCACGAGCGCTGTGAGCTAAACCCTAGATTTCTCCCCGGCTCTCGCGAGAACTCGGCGCCTGGTTCCACGGCCAGCGGCCACCCAGTCGGAGAAGAGATGGCGGCCAGAGGGGGCTTTCAGTCGAAACCGACTGGCGGCGGAGGTGGCGTAATGGGTCCTGGGCCGCCGGTACCGGGCGCGGGGCCAGGTATGGGCCCAGGGACCCCCTCTGGAAGGATGGGACCGTCGCCGGCCGCGCAGAACCACATGTACCGTTCCCCGATGCCCGGGCCTGGCTACCCAGTAAGATCTCGCTTTTCCGATAGAACAAAGCCACCTTTAGCAGGGCTTTGTCACGGCCAGCTAACCATTAGCCGCACTGCGGTCGCCCGACGCTGCCGAATAGCCCCGAGCTGTAAGCTCGGAGTTGCTTCAAACTAATTTACTTTAAACGTCTCTTGGAGTTTGATGTGTAACTTATACCCCTCCGCTAAGCTTCCTGTCGGTACGCTATCTTTTCCCACTAGCTAATTAGCCTAGCATGCTAAAGTGGCTAGCTAGTCGCCGGAGCACCAATTCACTCACAAGTAGTTTCCGATTTTGTCCGATTCTCCGATGCCGCAAAACAGTCAAATTGATGTTTGACGTCCTCAATGCACGTACTCTCCGTTTCCAGGAGTTGGTTAATGAATGTCTCGTGAAACTAATGGGAGCGAGTGCACGTTGCTCCACTTTAGCTGGCTTCTCGTGTTCAAATATCCCTCCATTCGTTTGGATTTGGACGCGGCCACTTTCGTCTGCAAATGATAACgtcatatttaaaattttaaaaagtgttttggtgGCAACGTTAGAGCGGTGTTAAATGGGGACAAATAGCTGCAGTTTAACTACATTGCAACATAGCGGAGCTGTGAGGAAAATTCGATTTTTCCCTTAATATGGTGACCAAAATTCTCTATATTAGTAACTGGAAATCATTTCAAGGGTTGACCAGTATGTGTaagtcatttattttacttgactaTCGTTTGGTATTACGTACATAGTTGGAGATGTTGTAATAATCACCCAAATACCTACGGAAAGATCGTAACATAACCAATTGTGTATTGAGAATGCAATTTAATCTATTCTGATTTAGGGAAAAAAGTGTAAAGTGTTGCCTGCTTGTTCATGGTACATAATAGATGTAGCCACAGtggtttaaataaaaacagcaacacacTCAATTTAGGCACTTTTTCACTCCTCACTGACTTTCAAGTgctggaggccccgtagctcagtggttagagcactggtttgataaactatgggttgtgggttcgtatcccactggggcctccactcccctgagaagggttgcgtcaggaagggcatctggcgtaaaaaattgtgccaaacatatatatgcgttcatctgagatgagacgctgtggcgaccccgaaagggacaagccgaaacacacacagactttcAAGACTTTTGAACCCATTTGTGAATTCAGTTGCTCATCAAAACAGCAGCACGTCAGCAGTTTGTGTGAAGTGTCAGCACAATTTGttggatttcattatttttttcaatcctaATCTGCTTCTGTTCCTTTTCCTTATTTTAACATCCATTTCTCTTctgcaacttttatttttgtaatcgtTGAAGCCATTTTACATTCACAGTCAATTAAATTGACTCTTTGTCCCTGCCGGCTTGCACCGATTCTTCTTTAGAAATATCCGCCAATGTTTTTTCCCTACAAGGATACTCCTGTATTTAAAACTTAAATGGAAAAGTTTTCTTAGTGGTCTACTATTGTCAAGGGAGTAGGTTGCCTAGCGACAAGCGACTCCACTGAAAAGATGTCTTTTTCCCTTCCTCGAGCATCCTCGACTGCTTTCATTCATCCGAGCAGCCCAGCGCTAAATGGCGTCAACCTCATTTGTTCTCGGGTACTTCAAGGCCGCGCAGATGTGCGTGCATGCGGCGCAGCGTGGGCAGTCTCTCTACGTGGGGGAAGAGGCGGTGCATCTCGATAAGCCGTTTTTGTTGACGTCGAGTTGTCATCTGACGCCACCTCTGCACCGGGGGGGACGGTGGGCATTTTTGGGATTTCTTGTCTTCAGCCGCCGCTTTCGCCCACTGCGTCCATGCTGTCTGATACCAGGAGTCGTCTCTTTGAGTTCTTGGCACACGGTTTGGTGAGTGACGGTTGTTGTCTGCGTTCATACTAATCTTCCCGCGGTCTTGTTTCAGGACGGACACAGGAATGGACATTTTGCAGCCAAAACTGACTAAACTGTCGCACAGTGTGCAGGgttttgtgcacattttttttttttttttttttttttagcagcttaATTTTACCGTGACTCTAAATTGAAAGTGCTGGTGATTGTTGTCACAAAGGGAATAGCCAATCAAAAATACACAGAAgcatttacaaaacatttccGGGTACAAGTATAAGCGAGACGCAGCTGGATGCCTCAACACCACCAAGTTATTACCAATGCAGATTATATTGTATTTAACAGTAATACTtaactgtattttaaatttatttgcatGGAGCTGAAAAGCGAAGTGTGGAGAGTCTCTGTTCCCAGAATGCAAAGCCTCAGTCAGTGAATAGGGGGAAACATCATTATCAGTCAAGTAATCCACACCGTTTTTTTATTCTCACCCGTTTCCTGTCTTGATGGGAATTCACTTCTTCCTTGACAACGgcgccatgtttttgtggttcaataaaaTATTATGGTAGAGTATATAGCGGGGCTGCTCAATGTGCCGAttggcagttttggtcaatcgtgcccaaaaataaacaaaagatgTCAGCCTATATCCCATCTtctcgcttgattcaggtgtggcagatatgGCGTCATATTTACGGTCTCTCTCTTcctttctccacggcagtcgcggcgatcCCCCCCATCCTTGTACATTGCGAGagtctggctgcttgaaaactagatcttggggtaaaaaagtctgggcacccctggtataTTGTATGTTGAGTCTGAAAACTGACTGTGGAACATTAACTTTTAAATAGAAGTTCAGGATGTCGCCACCGGGGGAACCAAACGCCGTTGTAAACCGAGGAGCTACTTTTCTGAGAGGTGCTTCTGTTATTTCGGATTTGTGGCTTGGGGTCCCTCAGGGCAATTGTAGACCAAAGTAACCTCCAgccttaaaaataacaaattagtTTGTGTTTTTCACGACCAATAGCTCACAAATTCCAATAGATGTCATGTTTTATGACCTGCTGAAAGGATGCTGAGTGAAGATGTAATCACACTGGATCATTCAGGGCTATGTGCCAGCGTTTGTTTCAAGCCGACAATTCACCGTCTActcgtgttgtttttctttcatttgacttttttatttatttatttttgcagagACCAGGCATGCCTCCATCCAGCCGCATGACCTCGCAGGGACCCGCCATGGGGCCCCCGGGCTACGGCGGCAGCCCCGTGTCCCGCCCGGGGATGCCCGGTGTGATGGACCCGTCTCGCAAGAGGCCGGCCCCCCAGCAGATCCAGCAAGTTCAGCAGCAGAGCCGCAACCAGCAGTAAGAGGCGATCGATATCTCTGGAAGGGGATACAtggttttcattaaaaatgcgGCGATTAATGGTGGGGTTAAATGATTTCTGCTTTAACTTCAGTCGACAGTGATCAATACTTTTCCACAAATTGCACAGCTTTAACTCTTAGAATCCTGAACTACGCAATGAAATAAGTTGCTCttgtttaatgttaatggttttgaaaaaaatcttttgctgTTTATCAAGTTGAACTAAAGATGCAGTACAGCTTCCTCATGTCTGGCTTCAATGTGCtttgtacagtacaaaaaagaagaagatggctGATAAAATTCTACCTCAGAGGGTAAGTCGTATTAAAAGTGGGGTAGAAGCATACTGATTTTTATATATAACTTATATAAATTTTTGTATGGGAGAGCCCACAcatgggggggggaaatcaggAAGTCTGCTTACTGCTCAAATATTGTGTGGTATACTCGATTATCAACgcagcacaccacacacaaaagATGTCTGGTGTATTGCCGAGACTGGCTCGAGTCAGCCAAGGCCttcaaaatgctgaaaaatgCAAGGAAGAAAGTAGAAGGAGAAATGGGAGGCGCTAGGCTAACTTGTAGCTTATCTGTTGACTATTTTGCAGTTGCAAACTCAATTTTATTTACACCATCGGCTAATCGTTTAGAATTAATTATTGGATAATCAGACCTTTGTGGCCTTTTTTTATAGGAGTTGGAAAGTACTTAAATTTGGACGGGTTATGTGAATGTGTGTACCCCGCATAAGCAATCGAAATACATATTCATCACTCCGAGCATGCTGATGTCAGTATAGCAATGAGCAGGTTTTTCATTGTCGCCAAGTTTTATGAGCAGACTCGGGATGAAAAATTACTCATAACCCACAAGTTAATCTCTCAGAGGAATCGAAAAAACAGGCCTTTGCTGAGAAGGTGGAATCGGCCTTAAGTCTGCCCAGTTTAATATCACCAGATTCAACCCTGTCACGTGTTCTTGTCTCAGATCAGGGAACTAGTCCCGGAGTCTCAAGCTTACATGGATCTACTGGCCTTTGAGAGGAAGCTGGACCAGACCATCATGCGTAAGAGGCTGGACATCCAGGAGGCCCTCAAGAGGCCTATTAAGGTTTGAGTCGAGCTTCAGTACTTGTCACCAATATTTGtgaatgaaaccaaaatctTTCACATCCAACATTTCTGGTAATAGCtaacattttattattcattcattttgtcttGCAGCAAAAGAGAAAGCTTCGTATCTTCATATCAAACACCTTCAATCCAGCCAAGCCCGACGCAGAGGATGGCGAGGGCACCGTTGCATCATGGGAGCTTCGTGTGGAGGGCCGTCTACTGGAAGATGTAAGAGTCTGGTTACAATCGCACTGTCTTCACCAAGGAATTTGGCTcagtgtatcttttttttttttttttttttttttcaatattcttGCAAGAAGTCAACATCTCTTATTGAACCAGTCTTTGTGTCACTGCTTCCAGTAAGAATACACGTTTACTTTTCAGACGGCCGTATCAAAGTATGAAgccaccaaacaaaaaagaaagttttcttctttcttcaagTCTCTGGTCATAGAGTTGGACAAAGATCTTTACGGACCCGATAATCACCTTGTGGAAGTAAGAAAAATATTATGCTTTCTTTCTATTTACATATACAGGGGATATAAAAATGGTGTGACGTGTGAGCAGCGACGTTTGCGAGTGCTTCTCcggagttaaaaaaagaaaagggttCTTTCTTTGTCGTCGGGCCAAAGAAAGACAGCGGTGCTACCAGTgccaaaggaaaaaggaaagttgtgcAAACTACAGTGGATTTAATGGAGGGGATAATCGCTAAGTTTGTTACGGCTCTTGCTGATTACTACGGGATGGCTAAGTCGACGATTTCGACTAtcctaaaatataaaaatgtaataaaagggaGCGAGACTTGTCAAGGGAGGGACTatcattacaaagcaaaggtcACAGATAATTGAAGAAATGGAGAATTAGCCAGTCAAATCATGGATGGTGATCTCAGCGTAACACTACTTAACTCCCTCTCAAGTCCCTCTGACGCCATCACacctccaacaaaaaaaaaaccacatttaagtctcattaaaaaatgtatgcatttttattgtttaaatacatatatatgtttttacttaaataacaaaaatctgaatttactATTTAACCATTGGaacggattaaactcatttataTTATATCCCATGGGAAAAATGTTTCAGAGGTTGAACAAATATGactgaacacttcacaagaacgAATTATGTTCGCTCTCTGAGGTTCCAATGTATATATGTTAAGTTTACACGATCAAATTTTAGTCGATTTtgatatatgcacacacacacaaggagccACTTAGCTCCCATCTTTGAAGCAACTTCTACCTTCTGAAATATCTTGATAAAAaggttttccattttctaaggcTTGTCTTTGGGCTTTTAGTGGCACAGGACCGCAACCACCCAGGAGACTGACGGCTTCCAGGTAAAGAGGCCTGGCGACGTGGGTGTTCGCTGCACAGTCTTGCTCATGCTCGACTACCAGGTACCAAAATGCTCACACTTGTGCCACCTCAAATTAGATATCAATTCTGACGAGGAAAATTACACAGCCCCCCCAGTTCAAACTGGACCCTCGCCTGGCTCGGATGCTGGGGATCCACACCCAGACCCGACCTGTCATCATCCAGGCCCTGTGGCAGTACGTCAAGACTCACAAGCTGCAGGACCCCCACGAGCGAGAGTTCATAAACTGCGACAAGTACCTGCAGCAGGTTTGCACCATTCCTGCCCTTTCTGTCTTAAGCGTGGGTACCCCTCAGgtttactgtttgttttttttttttttgtttgttttttttctgtttattgaATATGAAAAACCCCACACAAACTACTCATGATGAGGAATAGACTCAAATTATTAGTGTGGGATGTATCAACCAACAGAGCAAACCAACAACAATTCCAAGTTTACAAGCCAGATGTTGGTTGTAGTACCAAGACTTACCTGTGAGGCAGCACAGTGCCACAAGAGATCCAGTGtagaaaataccaaaaaaaaaaaaaaaaactgtgagaaGCTAGGCTAACACTTCATTTACGGTTGTCGGCCTCAACCACATCCCAAGATAAGTGGGGAGGGGAATTCACGCTTGAAACTCCCCACAGCGCAGGATAATTGCTTTAGTTATagataattaatttaaaatctttccGAAACTTCCTATAATCTGACTCTCGTATTTTAATGGAAAGGTGCCAAAAATTCAACAACTTCAGATCAATTATAAGTACGCATAAGATGTTTGCATAtctaatggctttttttttttttctttctttcttatgTGGTAAGTGACTCGTTTTTGACGCGTTAACCATTTGCTCTCGATTAGCTGTGAAATTCCGGAATTCATCCAAAATCTGTTGCCCGTACtctgaaggattttttttttgtttgttttttgttttacaccccAGTCAGAGTGAGGAGACGTACACAACACACTCCGTGCCACAGGATAATCATTTTGGATTATATTTAACACTGCTCACAATCAGGCCTGAGTTTAGGCGGGGGGGATCAATCTCAAAATTAATTCTATTTTCGCTGAGTATACCTGACATTACTTTGTACCGGTCTCATGCTTACAATCTGCACTGAAAGAGCTGACATTTATACCAGTCATAACATTTGATGTTGTGCATTACACTCGTTTGGCTCCTGTGTCCTTGTATGGACTTGAGACACAGCACAGGCCGAGCTCCTGAGACTAAACACGACTGCTACGGTACTGCAATGTCATCTCACTCAACAAAAAATGCACCGAAGAGTTTTTGATGAGTggtatgggggtgggggggggggttaagagCTCACTGAAAACAGTTTTGAGCGGAACCTGttaaatttttctgttttttttgtgtgcacttTCTATCGCTTGTAAATTTCCCATGCATGCTTGCAATTCTTAATCCCCAAATGTGTTGTTTTGGCCCAAGTtgcgtgcatgtccactgaatTTCCTTCTATCCAATCCACAGATCTTCGAGACCCAGAGGATGAAGTTCTCGGAGATCCCGCAGCGCTTGCACGCGCTGCTGATGCCTCCCGAGCCCATCATCATCAACCACGTGATCAGGTAAGTGTCACGTCAGCCCATGCTGCACCTGTTGAAATTTGTTTATCCTAAATGAGCTCTCTCTGGGACACTTTAGCGTGGACCCCAATGACCAAAAGAAGACGGCGTGCTACGACATTGACGTGGAGGTGGACGACACGTTGAAGACCCAGATGAACTCCTTCCTGCTGTCCACCGCCAGTCAGCAGGAAATAGCAGGCTTGGACAACAAGGTCATTCTTCCACTATTTATATTTCAACTATTCAACCAGACACTACAAAATCAGTTTAAGACAACAGTGATGCactgccgtgaaaaagtattgaccCCTATCTCAAATTCTCAAGTTTTTTTCCGTAGTTTTCCCCACTATGTTTAAGCTCATCAAACaactgtaaatgtcacacagaTATAACtcaagtgaaatatttcatttattaaaggGGGGGCGGGTtgattttctgcactgtaaggGGCatctaagagcctttaattttctcaaaagctaaCGGTGGGcgttataatcaggtgcgtctTTATATAAGGATGAATGTTGAGCCGCAACAGGTCTCGCAACTACGGTAAGCAGCGGCCAactccattttcccctgtaGAAGTAGCAGCACGCAGTGTATGTTGGGATATATGACTGCGTGAAGCGTgccatttcatttctgtttgtgTTAAGATCCCTAAATGGCTCCTATTAAGAGGCACGCTTTCGACGCAGTTTAAACTCAAGGCCATCAGTCACAGTCCTAATAGAACAGCAGCGAGAGAATTTGACCATAAATCAATGGTGTGGAAGTGAGGGAAGCAACAAGATGATCTACGCCAAGTAAAGAAGACTAAACAGAGTTTCCGAGGGAACAGAGCGAGATGGccaccccagcctctactgtacgTCTagtctatgtgccttataatgcggtgcaccttatacatggataaagttttaaaataggccattcattgaaggtgtgaCTTGTTGTGCAGGAAATATGGTATTCAAAGGTGGCTagccctgtgtggaaaaagtaatgttATTTCCCCTCCCCCAAACCCTAAGAACTGGTAAGGCCGTCCTCAGCAGCaagaactgaaatcaagcattttttcCAACCGGCGGTTTTCACAACTCTGTGAGGATATTTTAGCCCATTCTTCCTTGGAGAATAGTTtgaattcagacaaaaatggaGCATTTTCCAgcatgaacaatttttttttttttttttttgtttttgttaaggtCAAGGCACTGCATTTCAATCAAATTTTTGTCTAGAATTTGTCCAGGCCActgaataattttattttattttttttttaaaccctcttGTAAGTTGTGACCTTCTCGGACAGATATTAGTGGACTTGGAGTCCTGGTGCTGTTTTCTCTGAGCAACCATCTTTTATGCATAAAACATTGTGCATGCACATAGTTAGCGTAGCGCCCCTCACGGGACATTAACAGTACCACACGCGGCAGAGTACATAATGCTAAATTTAATTGTAATGATCATTAGAATTTGAAGTAGTTCTACAATGCATCTGGATCTTTGTCCCAGTTTATTGAGAGGCAATTTCATCCCTTGCTCAAACGCGGCACTTGCACtcagtgtacctaatgaagtgtccagcGCGCGCATTACAATAACGGCGACGATAATGCGGCGCGTCAGGCAGAATGTAGACTGCGCGGCCGCCCCAAATGTGGCGCGACGGCGCGGCTCCATTAAACACACACTTGTTACAGCTCCAGATGTGCCCAGCACACGGAGGGCAATTTCACACAAATG
This portion of the Syngnathoides biaculeatus isolate LvHL_M chromosome 10, ASM1980259v1, whole genome shotgun sequence genome encodes:
- the smarcd1 gene encoding SWI/SNF-related matrix-associated actin-dependent regulator of chromatin subfamily D member 1 isoform X2, translated to MLSDTRSRLFEFLAHGLRPGMPPSSRMTSQGPAMGPPGYGGSPVSRPGMPGVMDPSRKRPAPQQIQQVQQQSRNQHTKKKKMADKILPQRIRELVPESQAYMDLLAFERKLDQTIMRKRLDIQEALKRPIKQKRKLRIFISNTFNPAKPDAEDGEGTVASWELRVEGRLLEDTAVSKYEATKQKRKFSSFFKSLVIELDKDLYGPDNHLVEWHRTATTQETDGFQVKRPGDVGVRCTVLLMLDYQPPQFKLDPRLARMLGIHTQTRPVIIQALWQYVKTHKLQDPHEREFINCDKYLQQIFETQRMKFSEIPQRLHALLMPPEPIIINHVISVDPNDQKKTACYDIDVEVDDTLKTQMNSFLLSTASQQEIAGLDNKIHETIETINHLKTQREFMLSFARDPQGFINDWLQSQCRDLKTMTDVVSNPEEERRAEFYYQPWAQEAVSRYFFSKVQERRQELEQALGIRNT
- the smarcd1 gene encoding SWI/SNF-related matrix-associated actin-dependent regulator of chromatin subfamily D member 1 isoform X3 encodes the protein MPPSSRMTSQGPAMGPPGYGGSPVSRPGMPGVMDPSRKRPAPQQIQQVQQQSRNQHTKKKKMADKILPQRIRELVPESQAYMDLLAFERKLDQTIMRKRLDIQEALKRPIKQKRKLRIFISNTFNPAKPDAEDGEGTVASWELRVEGRLLEDTAVSKYEATKQKRKFSSFFKSLVIELDKDLYGPDNHLVEWHRTATTQETDGFQVKRPGDVGVRCTVLLMLDYQPPQFKLDPRLARMLGIHTQTRPVIIQALWQYVKTHKLQDPHEREFINCDKYLQQIFETQRMKFSEIPQRLHALLMPPEPIIINHVISVDPNDQKKTACYDIDVEVDDTLKTQMNSFLLSTASQQEIAGLDNKIHETIETINHLKTQREFMLSFARDPQGFINDWLQSQCRDLKTMTDVVSNPEEERRAEFYYQPWAQEAVSRYFFSKVQERRQELEQALGIRNT
- the smarcd1 gene encoding SWI/SNF-related matrix-associated actin-dependent regulator of chromatin subfamily D member 1 isoform X1 — its product is MAARGGFQSKPTGGGGGVMGPGPPVPGAGPGMGPGTPSGRMGPSPAAQNHMYRSPMPGPGYPRPGMPPSSRMTSQGPAMGPPGYGGSPVSRPGMPGVMDPSRKRPAPQQIQQVQQQSRNQHTKKKKMADKILPQRIRELVPESQAYMDLLAFERKLDQTIMRKRLDIQEALKRPIKQKRKLRIFISNTFNPAKPDAEDGEGTVASWELRVEGRLLEDTAVSKYEATKQKRKFSSFFKSLVIELDKDLYGPDNHLVEWHRTATTQETDGFQVKRPGDVGVRCTVLLMLDYQPPQFKLDPRLARMLGIHTQTRPVIIQALWQYVKTHKLQDPHEREFINCDKYLQQIFETQRMKFSEIPQRLHALLMPPEPIIINHVISVDPNDQKKTACYDIDVEVDDTLKTQMNSFLLSTASQQEIAGLDNKIHETIETINHLKTQREFMLSFARDPQGFINDWLQSQCRDLKTMTDVVSNPEEERRAEFYYQPWAQEAVSRYFFSKVQERRQELEQALGIRNT